In one window of Heyndrickxia acidicola DNA:
- a CDS encoding type II toxin-antitoxin system PemK/MazF family toxin: MRSRSYYKIQTKFDRGIRSKPCDGKLVTEDPQLIVDVFENARMMDDQIRKWKLEEGIHWILGFEAYVKDKNGSLSPKFKDSHIFSRGQIVLVDFFGHFGTELTFEHPAIVLADTFDGVIIAPISSKCFNDGVDTHVSLSKNIRDLGEVKNNCGIKLEQSRFISKRRILRKFKRVSNTDKLNEIDEVLMKIMAPYSYNLLIKHQDHLLKELASKNELLEEKEKEIEKLNRRIEFLNVQIISDQSEDENVS, translated from the coding sequence ATGCGTTCTAGAAGTTATTACAAGATACAGACTAAATTTGACAGAGGGATAAGATCAAAACCTTGTGATGGAAAACTGGTAACTGAAGATCCACAATTAATTGTTGATGTATTTGAAAACGCGAGAATGATGGATGATCAGATTCGAAAGTGGAAACTTGAAGAAGGTATCCATTGGATTTTGGGATTTGAAGCCTATGTGAAAGATAAAAATGGTTCATTATCTCCGAAGTTTAAGGATTCTCATATTTTTAGCAGAGGACAAATTGTTCTGGTCGATTTTTTCGGTCATTTTGGGACAGAATTGACATTCGAACATCCAGCAATTGTTTTGGCAGATACATTTGACGGTGTTATTATTGCGCCAATATCTTCAAAATGTTTTAACGATGGTGTAGATACCCATGTATCTTTAAGTAAAAACATTCGCGATTTAGGGGAAGTAAAAAACAATTGTGGTATTAAATTAGAACAATCTAGATTTATTTCTAAACGACGTATATTACGGAAATTCAAACGTGTATCCAATACTGATAAATTGAATGAGATTGATGAAGTACTTATGAAAATCATGGCTCCATATAGCTACAACCTTTTAATAAAACATCAAGACCACTTATTAAAAGAATTAGCATCTAAAAATGAACTTCTGGAAGAAAAAGAGAAGGAAATTGAAAAATTGAACCGGAGAATAGAGTTTTTAAATGTACAAATCATAAGTGATCAGAGCGAAGATGAAAATGTTTCTTGA
- a CDS encoding phage terminase small subunit P27 family, protein MPRPPKSAKLTLLEGNKSRYVKEELERRVANEDKLKMRSENIVPPSWLDATAKKEFKRLADLLLSVELISEADINHLALYCDAYSNFLSYKREIKAKGKWVDGKPNPFFAKMDKAAAQMRVFASDLGLSPTSRARLAIALKEEDEDDFF, encoded by the coding sequence ATGCCAAGACCACCAAAAAGCGCAAAATTGACCCTGTTAGAGGGCAATAAAAGCCGGTATGTAAAGGAAGAATTAGAAAGACGAGTTGCAAATGAAGATAAATTAAAAATGCGTTCAGAAAATATCGTTCCTCCTTCTTGGCTGGATGCCACAGCAAAGAAAGAATTTAAGCGCCTTGCAGATCTCCTTCTATCTGTGGAATTGATTTCTGAAGCTGATATTAACCATTTAGCCCTGTATTGTGATGCTTATTCAAACTTTTTATCCTACAAAAGAGAAATAAAAGCAAAGGGCAAGTGGGTTGATGGTAAGCCTAACCCATTCTTTGCAAAGATGGATAAAGCTGCAGCACAAATGAGGGTTTTTGCTTCCGACCTTGGACTCTCTCCAACATCCAGAGCAAGGCTGGCCATTGCTTTAAAAGAAGAAGATGAGGATGACTTTTTTTAG